One window from the genome of Hemitrygon akajei chromosome 4, sHemAka1.3, whole genome shotgun sequence encodes:
- the rfxap gene encoding regulatory factor X-associated protein — translation MSAGGNDSGWAGGESATPPSCNVSYHELTTVNMDEACNETNADPDGGRGAQESSENRDSPGEEEEEEEDEEDDEEDEEEEEEEDEDESGDSERVTRKCVYEGCTETTTQVAKPRKPWMCKKHRNKTYKDKYKKRKSVQALASTNKSDDDTDERPASVAKQRLSCMIVHQASRKASLLEQVLNQKRLSLLRSPEVIQFLQEQQRLLSNQALAQRQQFQEPM, via the exons ATGAGTGCGGGAGGTAACGATAGcgggtgggcaggtggagagtcCGCTACCCCTCCCTCGTGTAACGTCAGCTACCATGAATTGACCACGGTGAACATGGACGAGGCTTGTAATGAAACTAATGCCGATCCTGACGGAGGGCGGGGAGCACAAGAGTCTTCGGAGAACAGAGACAGCCCcggggaagaggaggaggaggaggaggatgaggaagACGACGAGGAAgatgaagaagaggaggaggaggaggatgaagaTGAAAGCGGCGACAGCGAGAGGGTGACTAGAAAGTGTGTGTATGAGGGATGTACCGAGACCACTACCCAAGTGGCTAAACCGAGGAAGCCCTGGATGTGCAAGAAACACCGTAACAAAACTTATAAAGACAAGTACAAGAAGAGGAAGAGTGTCCAGGCCTTGGCCAGCACAAACAAGAGTGAT GATGACACAGATGAAAGACCTGCTTCTGTTGCTAAACAGCGGCTAAGCTGTATGATTGTGCATCAAGCAAGTCGTAAAGCTAGTCTTCTTGAGCAGGTTTTAAATCAAAAGAGATTG tcATTATTGAGAAGTCCAGAAGTTATCCAATTTCTACAAGAACAGCAACGATTGCTGAGTAACCAAGCCCTTGCCCAAAGGCAGCAGTTTCAAGAGCCAATGTGA